Within the Marinobacter qingdaonensis genome, the region CTTTTTCGACCACTTCGTAAACGCCGGCCGGGCAGTAGCGCTGCGCCGGTTCGTCGTATTTCGGAAGGTTTTCGTTCAGCGGAATGTCCGGGTCCGTCAGCTTCAGGTGAACCGGCTGATCTTCCTCATGGTTGGTGTTGGAAATGAACACCGAGGACAGGCGGTCGAAGGTCAGCTTGTTGTCCGGCTTCGGATAGCTGATCTTCTTGGACTCGGACGCCGGCTTCAGGGTGGCGTAATCCGGAACCGTGTCGTGGAAGGTGATCGGCAGGCTGCCACGCAGGATGTTCTGCTCGAAGAACGCGATGGCGCCGCCAACGACGTTGCCGAACTTGTGCATGGCCGGACCGAAGTTACGCTCGGCGTACAGCTCCTTGTACAGCCAGCTGTCCTCGAACCGCTGCTGGAAGCTGGTGATCTCTTCGCCGTTCTTGCCTTCCTTCAGCGCTTCAAACACCGCTTCCGCGCCCAGCAGGCCGGACTTCATGGCGGTGTGGGAACCCTTGATCTTGGAGCTGTTCAGGGTGCCGGCGTCACATCCCAGCAGCAGGCCGCCCGGGAAGCTCATCTTTGGCAGGGCGTTGTAGCCACCCTTGGAAATGGCACGGGCGCCGTAGGAGACGCGCTTGCCGCCTTCCAGGTATTTGCTGATTTCCGGGTGCAGCTTCAGGCGCTGGAATTCCTCGAACGGGCTCAGGTGCGGGTTGCTGTACGACAGGTCGGTGATCAGGCCGACGTACACCTGGCCGTTTTCCAGGTGGTACAGGAAGGAGCCGCCGGTGCTGCCACTTTCATTCAGCGGCCAGCCGGTGGTGTGGACCACGAGGCCTGGCTCGTGCTTGGCCGGGTCGATGTCCCACAGCTCCTTGATGCCGATGCCGTAGTGCTGCGGGTCCTTGCCTTCGTCCAGCTTGAAGTCGTTGATCAGGCGCTTGCCCAGGTGGCCGCGGCAACCCTCGGTGAACAGGGTGTACTTGGCGCGCAGCTCCATGCCCGGCATGTAGCCGTCTTTCTCGGAACCGTCACGGGCCACGCCCATGTCGCCGGTGATGATGCCTTTGACCTGACCGTCTTCAATGATGGTCTCGGACGCGGCAAAGCCCGGGTAGACTTCCACGCCCAGCTGCTCGGCCTGTTCGGCCAGCCAGCGGCACAGGTTGCCCAGGCTGATGATGTAGTTGCCGTGGTTGTGCATGTTCTTGGGCACAAACCCGTTCGGGATCTTGGTCGCCTTTTCCTGGTTCTTCAGCAGGAAAATGTCGTCGCGGGTGACCGGCGTGTTCAGCGGGGCACCTTTCTCTTTCCAGTCCGGGAAGAGTTCATTGAGGGCAGTGGGCTCGAATACGGTACCGGCCAGAATGTGCGCGCCGATTTCGGAACCTTTCTCTACCACACAGACGGTCAGTTCTTCGCCGGCTTCCTGCGCCAGTTGCATGACGCGACAGGCTGCCGAGAGGCCCGCAGGGCCGCCGCCGACGATCAGAACATCAAATTCCATCGATTCGCGTTCCACGTTGGTCTCCTCACACTTCTTTAATGGATATTATGTGCCCGCAGGCGAATTCAGAGGCGTCATCATACCGGTAATAGTGCCTATAGACGACTGCCCGAAGCCGGCCCGGCCGACTGTTTCAAGAAAGGATATCGTATTTGAAGAATCAAACAAACGTTTGTTTGAAATTCTCCCCATCCTTTGGCATTGTACGTGAACACCGAAACATCGTGTGTTTTGAGTCGTTTTTTAGTATCGTCTCATTTGCCGGGCCGAGTCAACTGCGGTCCATTGGCTTGAAAAACGCTCCTGGCGCGTCGGGCGGGGCTATTGACCCGTTCATCCTTTGCCTGCAGTATTAGTCCGCCGTGACAGCAGGCCCCGCGTGAGGAAGCTGTTTGTAACGTTCGGAGTGTCTTCCCATAATTCGGAACACGCCGAAACGAGAGGAATCAAGAATGCTCCGATATCCGCAGCTGCGGGGTCGCGAAGAGAGTGTTTCTGATTGCGAGTCTTTAAACCCATCGTAGAAGAACGAGGAATCTATGAAGGTTCTGGTCGCTGTAAAACGAGTAATCGACTACAACGTAAAGGTGCGCGTCAAGCCGGACAACACCGGCGTTGATCTCGCCAACGTCAAGATGGCAATGAACCCGTTCTGCGAAATCGCGGTTGAAGAAGCGGTTCGTCTGAAAGAGAAGGGTGTTGCCAGTGAAATCGTGGTGGTCTCCATCGGCCCGAAAGCTGCGCAGGAGCAAATCCGGACCGCCCTGGCACTGGGTGCCGACCGTGGTATCCACGTGGAAACCGACGAAGAGGTTCAGTCTCTCGAAGCGGCCAAGCTGCTGAAAAGCGTTGTCGAGAAGGAAGAGCCGAAGCTGGTTATCCTCGGCAAGCAATCCATCGATTCCGACAACAACCAGACCGGCCAGATGCTGGCCGCGCTGACCGGCATGGGTCAGGGCACCTTCGCCTCCGAAGTGGTTGTTGACGGCGAAAAGGTTAACGTTACCCGTGAGGTTGACGGTGGTCTGATGACTGTATCCCTCAACCTGCCGGCGGTAGTCACCACAGACCTGCGTCTGAACGAGCCGCGTTACGCTTCCCTGCCGAACATCATGAAGGCCAAGAAGAAGCCGCTCGAGTCTGTGAGCCCGGCCGATCTGGGTGTCGACCTGGCACCGC harbors:
- a CDS encoding electron transfer flavoprotein-ubiquinone oxidoreductase, which translates into the protein MERESMEFDVLIVGGGPAGLSAACRVMQLAQEAGEELTVCVVEKGSEIGAHILAGTVFEPTALNELFPDWKEKGAPLNTPVTRDDIFLLKNQEKATKIPNGFVPKNMHNHGNYIISLGNLCRWLAEQAEQLGVEVYPGFAASETIIEDGQVKGIITGDMGVARDGSEKDGYMPGMELRAKYTLFTEGCRGHLGKRLINDFKLDEGKDPQHYGIGIKELWDIDPAKHEPGLVVHTTGWPLNESGSTGGSFLYHLENGQVYVGLITDLSYSNPHLSPFEEFQRLKLHPEISKYLEGGKRVSYGARAISKGGYNALPKMSFPGGLLLGCDAGTLNSSKIKGSHTAMKSGLLGAEAVFEALKEGKNGEEITSFQQRFEDSWLYKELYAERNFGPAMHKFGNVVGGAIAFFEQNILRGSLPITFHDTVPDYATLKPASESKKISYPKPDNKLTFDRLSSVFISNTNHEEDQPVHLKLTDPDIPLNENLPKYDEPAQRYCPAGVYEVVEKDDGSGKKFQINAQNCVHCKTCDIKDPAQNINWVTPEGGGGPNYPNM
- a CDS encoding electron transfer flavoprotein subunit beta/FixA family protein produces the protein MKVLVAVKRVIDYNVKVRVKPDNTGVDLANVKMAMNPFCEIAVEEAVRLKEKGVASEIVVVSIGPKAAQEQIRTALALGADRGIHVETDEEVQSLEAAKLLKSVVEKEEPKLVILGKQSIDSDNNQTGQMLAALTGMGQGTFASEVVVDGEKVNVTREVDGGLMTVSLNLPAVVTTDLRLNEPRYASLPNIMKAKKKPLESVSPADLGVDLAPRLSTLKVEAPAARQAGVKVADVAELVDKLKNEAKVI